From the genome of Gilliamella sp. wkB7, one region includes:
- a CDS encoding SDR family oxidoreductase: MQTIFITGCSSGIGLISAIALKKRGYRVITSCRKEADRKKLMEQGFECVLLDLDNPESVTHAAQEVLALTGGRLYALFNNAGFGVYGRLNSINREQLESQFSTNFFGVHQLTQLLLPAMLSQNVGRIIQTSSIVGIIATPGRGAYSASKYALEAWSDVLRLELSNTGIKVCLIEPGPLKTYFSNNVNQTEKENIVKNPTIAKRFTLPPEAVLPYLFHALEHPKPRIRYRVTKVTKIAAIAKRLLPDRLMDKILKNK, translated from the coding sequence TTGCAAACGATTTTTATTACGGGTTGTTCTAGTGGGATTGGCTTAATTTCAGCGATTGCCCTTAAAAAACGTGGATATCGTGTCATTACTTCATGCCGTAAAGAAGCCGATCGAAAAAAACTCATGGAGCAAGGATTTGAATGTGTTCTACTTGATTTAGATAATCCTGAATCAGTTACTCATGCTGCACAAGAAGTATTGGCATTAACAGGGGGTAGGTTATACGCATTATTCAATAACGCTGGATTTGGTGTTTATGGACGATTAAATAGCATAAATCGTGAGCAGTTGGAATCACAATTTTCTACTAATTTTTTTGGTGTGCATCAGTTGACTCAGCTACTATTGCCAGCCATGTTATCACAAAATGTAGGTCGAATTATTCAAACAAGTTCAATTGTTGGTATTATAGCTACACCAGGTCGAGGCGCATACAGTGCAAGTAAATATGCATTAGAAGCTTGGTCTGATGTGTTACGATTAGAATTGAGTAATACAGGTATTAAAGTTTGTCTAATTGAGCCGGGTCCATTAAAAACCTATTTCTCTAATAATGTTAATCAAACAGAAAAAGAAAATATTGTGAAAAATCCGACAATTGCAAAACGTTTTACTCTGCCTCCTGAAGCTGTTTTGCCCTATCTGTTTCATGCATTAGAACATCCGAAACCAAGAATACGTTACAGGGTAACAAAAGTAACTAAAATTGCAGCTATTGCTAAACGTTTGCTTCCAGATAGATTAATGGATAAAATTTTAAAGAACAAATAA
- a CDS encoding co-chaperone YbbN has protein sequence MQNQFIFDVNEQNIQEVIETSSKYPVLFYFWSPRSPNYEAMTQTLTNLANEYHGQFVLASVNCDEQQMLAAQFGLRAIPTVYLFQNGQPIDGFQGPQPEETIRAFLEKVLPNEDELKLIEAQNLFNEAKYEQALPLLRQAWKTLTDHLGKPRTDIALMLVKAQIEQKQLSEAKEVLATIPLQDQDSDFHGLQAEIELLEQAANSPELQQLQAELAKQPDNVELMIQLSSQLMQVGRHEEALELLFKPLTHDLNAGDGQVKKTLLDLLAALGTSNPLASAYRRKLYTLLY, from the coding sequence ATGCAAAACCAATTCATTTTTGATGTTAATGAGCAAAATATTCAAGAGGTTATAGAAACCTCTTCTAAATATCCAGTGTTATTTTATTTTTGGTCTCCTAGAAGCCCAAATTATGAAGCAATGACACAAACATTAACTAATTTAGCAAATGAATATCATGGGCAGTTTGTATTAGCCAGTGTAAATTGTGATGAGCAGCAGATGTTAGCTGCACAATTTGGTTTACGCGCTATCCCAACTGTTTATTTATTTCAAAATGGACAACCTATTGATGGTTTTCAAGGTCCACAACCAGAAGAAACGATTAGAGCGTTTTTAGAGAAAGTTCTACCAAATGAAGATGAACTTAAATTGATTGAAGCACAAAATTTGTTTAATGAAGCCAAATATGAACAGGCTTTACCATTATTAAGACAAGCATGGAAAACATTAACCGATCATTTAGGTAAACCAAGAACAGATATCGCCTTAATGTTAGTTAAAGCTCAAATAGAACAAAAACAGCTTAGTGAAGCTAAAGAAGTATTAGCAACAATTCCTCTTCAAGATCAAGATTCTGATTTTCATGGATTGCAAGCTGAAATAGAATTGCTTGAGCAAGCAGCCAATTCACCTGAACTACAACAATTGCAAGCTGAACTTGCCAAACAACCTGATAATGTTGAACTTATGATTCAATTATCATCACAATTAATGCAAGTAGGGCGACATGAAGAAGCACTAGAATTGTTATTTAAACCATTAACTCATGATCTAAATGCTGGGGATGGACAGGTGAAAAAAACATTACTGGATCTTCTTGCTGCTCTTGGAACAAGTAATCCTTTAGCAAGTGCTTATCGCCGTAAACTTTATACACTTTTATATTAA